The following proteins are encoded in a genomic region of Chelmon rostratus isolate fCheRos1 chromosome 3, fCheRos1.pri, whole genome shotgun sequence:
- the si:dkey-27j5.5 gene encoding dexamethasone-induced Ras-related protein 1, with the protein MEMESISTGAKLTPTPVPHQLSCSTIDGPQFHGNMDGQCAGSSKVLLAYKNASQHLNSSGLKAGLGLLKVVTSQWKQEKKTRSGAVRQLSTASCSHSCKRSPLDQLAALVLHGQTRQRHIGQHRQDPLYSKPQNCKRIVVLGAPRVGKTSILRRYLRDGFVEEYNPTSEDFLRKLFRIRGETYQIDILDASGERDFPAKRRLSILTGDIFLLVFSLDDRSSFEEVCALRAEILAAKSKLSKSSVPEQCAQPRVPLVVCANKVDLLESERGISKAEVLRALGDDCAYFETSAKESTNLDKVFETLAKRGGLPTETGPSQHRKVSLRSYQAMRTGRVLGRGSQTPGRDDPCGALQPLARRPSFSTDLRQVIGPHTARKPGKALETCPIQ; encoded by the exons ATGGAAATGGAAAGCATCTCCACTGGCGCAAAGCTCACCCCCACCCCTGTTCCCCACCAGCTCAGCTGCTCCACCATAGACGGTCCACAGTTTCACGGTAATATGGACGGGCAGTGCGCCGGGTCCTCCAAAGTATTACTGGCTTACAAAAACGCGTCGCAGCACCTGAATTCATCGGGACTCAAAGCGGGTTTGGGGTTGCTTAAAGTGGTCACGTCtcagtggaaacaggagaaGAAGACGCGCTCAGGGGCCGTAAGGCAACTGTCCACCGCCAGCTGCAGCCATTCCTGCAAAAGATCCCCTCTGGATCAGCTGGCAGCTCTGGTTCTCCACGGTCAAACCCGGCAGCGCCACATTGGCCAGCACCGACAAGACCCCCTTTACTCCAAGCCGCAGAACTGCAAGCGCATCGTGGTCCTTGGTGCGCCACGGGTCGGCAAGACCTCCATCCTGAGAAGATACCTTCGGGACGGATTTGTGGAGGAGTACAATCCCACCTCCGAGGATTTCCTCAGGAAACTGTTTCGCATCCGCGGAGAGACCTACCAAATTGATATCCTGGACGCGTCCGGGGAAAGGGATTTCCCAGCCAAGCGGCGGCTGTCCATCCTCACTG gAGACATTTTTCTTCTAGTATTCAGTCTCGATGACCGGAGCTCTTTCGAGGAGGTTTGCGCCCTGCGAGCGGAGATCCTGGCTGCTAAATCCAAGCTCTCCAAATCCTCTGTGCCAGAGCAGTGCGCACAGCCGCGGGTTCCCCTCGTGGTCTGCGCCAACAAGGTGGATCTCTTGGAGTCTGAGAGAGGAATATCGAAGGCAGAGGTGCTCCGAGCCCTCGGGGACGACTGTGCCTATTTTGAAACGTCTGCAAAGGAAAGCACAAATCTAGACAAAGTCTTCGAGACTTTGGCAAAACGAGGCGGGCTGCCGACTGAAACCGGCCCGTCTCAGCACCGCAAAGTCTCCCTCCGTTCGTACCAGGCGATGCGGACCGGCCGTGTGCTGGGGAGGGGGAGCCAGACCCCGGGGCGCGATGATCCCTGCGGCGCCCTGCAGCCACTGGCACGTCGGCCGAGCTTCAGCACGGATCTCCGGCAAGTCATTGGGCCACATACGGCAAGAAAGCCCGGCAAAGCACTGGAAACATGTCCGATTCAGTGA